From the Thermoplasmatales archaeon genome, the window TTAGTGGCCATCGAAGCCCTGCGCCTCACGGCCGAGGAGAAGCTCCCTTACAAACTCGTGGTGAATTTTGCGGTGTGCGAGGAAGGAGGGCTGCGGGGAGCCCGGGCCGCGGCGTACCGGATTGCTCCAAAACTCGCGTTGGCCTTGGAAGGAACGATCGGGGCGGATGTTCCGGGAGTGCCGGAGGCCAAGCAGCCCGTGCGGCTGGGTCAAGGCCCGGCCATCACCCTTGCCGACCGCTCCATCACCGTGAACCCTAAGCTTGTGCAGTTTTTGGAACGCGTGGCCGAAGAGGAGAAGATCCCGTACCAGTACAAGCTTCCTGCCTATGGCTCCACCGACGCCGGCTCCATCCACCTTGAGCGGGGCGGAACCTTG encodes:
- a CDS encoding M20/M25/M40 family metallo-hydrolase, with the protein product LVAIEALRLTAEEKLPYKLVVNFAVCEEGGLRGARAAAYRIAPKLALALEGTIGADVPGVPEAKQPVRLGQGPAITLADRSITVNPKLVQFLERVAEEEKIPYQYKLPAYGSTDAGSIHLERGGTLAGVVSVPCRYIHSPVSTLLLSDLEATIKLVVGFLQRAGELL